In Nymphaea colorata isolate Beijing-Zhang1983 chromosome 13, ASM883128v2, whole genome shotgun sequence, one DNA window encodes the following:
- the LOC116266744 gene encoding uncharacterized protein LOC116266744 isoform X1: MLWRGRWVLQKRHLQKQLLPATSFSSWTRPSRGGARLVPGVKKPSDKSEWWVIDGEMHEIGDNVPPRERFAIPRDNIPNRRRKQMREQFMRRTRLVLKETEHEPWCKRYMELYQELRDNWERLYWDEGYSKKLAQDHANYESEEDDIDFSPNRGRHFNPQHIQVLAWDQRFGSNKPGDTWNRTEIIRDKFEYDRERRMREKAFAPIARGGSDRGFGFHNTNPRSQPFDVNKFFPENSRE, encoded by the exons ATGCTTTGGCGGGGAAGATGGGTGCTGCAGAAGCGTCACCTTCAGAAGCAGCTATTACCGGCGACCAGTTTCTCTTCGTGGACTAGGCCTAGTCGGGGCGGCGCCCGGCTCGTGCCCGGTGTCAAGAAGCCTAGCGACAAGTCCGAGTGGTGGGTGATCGACGGAGAGATGCATGAGATAGGCGACAACGTCCCGCCGAGGGAGAGATTCGCCATCCCCAGGGACAACATCCCCAACAGGCGCCGGAAACAGATGCGAGAGCAGTTCATGAGGAGAACTCGCCTGGTCCTGAAAGAAACG GAACATGAGCCTTGGTGCAAGCGGTATATGGAGCTCTATCAAGAACTCAGGGACAACTGGGAAAGATTGTATTGGGATGAGGGTTACTCGAAGAAACTGGCTCAGGATCATGCCAATTATGAATCTGAAGAAGATGACATAGATTTCTCGCCAAACAG GGGAAGGCATTTTAATCCTCAACATATTCAGGTACTTGCATGG GATCAAAGGTTTGGCAGCAATAAACCTGGTGATACTTGGAACAGGACTGAGATAATACGTGATAAGTTTGAGTATGacagagaaagaaggatgagAGAAAAAG CATTTGCTCCAATAGCTAGAGGAGGCAGCGACAGAGGCTTTGGCTTCCATAATACAAATCCCAGGTCCCAGCCTTTTGATGTCAACAAATTTTTTCCTGAGAATTCAAGAGAATAA
- the LOC116266744 gene encoding uncharacterized protein LOC116266744 isoform X2: MLWRGRWVLQKRHLQKQLLPATSFSSWTRPSRGGARLVPGVKKPSDKSEWWVIDGEMHEIGDNVPPRERFAIPRDNIPNRRRKQMREQFMRRTRLVLKETEHEPWCKRYMELYQELRDNWERLYWDEGYSKKLAQDHANYESEEDDIDFSPNRGRHFNPQHIQDQRFGSNKPGDTWNRTEIIRDKFEYDRERRMREKAFAPIARGGSDRGFGFHNTNPRSQPFDVNKFFPENSRE, from the exons ATGCTTTGGCGGGGAAGATGGGTGCTGCAGAAGCGTCACCTTCAGAAGCAGCTATTACCGGCGACCAGTTTCTCTTCGTGGACTAGGCCTAGTCGGGGCGGCGCCCGGCTCGTGCCCGGTGTCAAGAAGCCTAGCGACAAGTCCGAGTGGTGGGTGATCGACGGAGAGATGCATGAGATAGGCGACAACGTCCCGCCGAGGGAGAGATTCGCCATCCCCAGGGACAACATCCCCAACAGGCGCCGGAAACAGATGCGAGAGCAGTTCATGAGGAGAACTCGCCTGGTCCTGAAAGAAACG GAACATGAGCCTTGGTGCAAGCGGTATATGGAGCTCTATCAAGAACTCAGGGACAACTGGGAAAGATTGTATTGGGATGAGGGTTACTCGAAGAAACTGGCTCAGGATCATGCCAATTATGAATCTGAAGAAGATGACATAGATTTCTCGCCAAACAG GGGAAGGCATTTTAATCCTCAACATATTCAG GATCAAAGGTTTGGCAGCAATAAACCTGGTGATACTTGGAACAGGACTGAGATAATACGTGATAAGTTTGAGTATGacagagaaagaaggatgagAGAAAAAG CATTTGCTCCAATAGCTAGAGGAGGCAGCGACAGAGGCTTTGGCTTCCATAATACAAATCCCAGGTCCCAGCCTTTTGATGTCAACAAATTTTTTCCTGAGAATTCAAGAGAATAA